DNA sequence from the Manduca sexta isolate Smith_Timp_Sample1 chromosome 25, JHU_Msex_v1.0, whole genome shotgun sequence genome:
GTCGCCAGTTTTGCTTTTGACGAAGAGAAAGCTGTTATGGAGGTCAAAAAAGATAATGTCGAAGAAGAGAGCAAAGATTGggtaaatatatgaatattaaaatacattggtAATGTACTTAATTTCGTATACACAagattattacttttttttattgtaggatGACATTATTCCTGAAAATGTGAGAAAAACGATAGCAGAAGAAGAAAAAATCAAAGAGATGGAAGACATATACTTGCCGCCGCGACGAAAGAACACGCAGCAGAACAATGCTGACAGCAGTGAGTTTCCTTTAACTCTTTAGCTAATTTAGTGAATAGGTTATAGGCGGTTATgggtctgtttcacaagttttaagtaaattttattaaacagttaTCATGatagaattcattttattaccatttatttggaagcacAGATTAAATAAAGCGTGATTATTGTATTTGGCTGGCATGTACATTTATGTGACTTGGAGCAGTTACTCAGAAATTCTGACTACTACACCTCAATAGCGTGGTATCcggttaatattgtaaaatttccCTTGTCAATTTACACTAATATACATGTTTAAAGCCGGGTATACACTAGTAGATCCTAAAACGCAAAGCATTGTAATAGCAAGTTTTTTGTAGGAAGCGGTCGCAAGCGGCGTGGTCGCAGCTCTGGCGACGGCGCGGAgggcggcgacggcggcgacgGCGACGCGGACGACAGCGACGCCAGCGACGCCGACCACAGCGACGGCGACGACCGCCCTCGCAAGCGCGGCCGCCCGCCCGCCTCGCATCGGGAGAAGATCAAGGGCTTCACCGACCAGGAGGTACACATTATTTATCATTTgatgtcaaattaaattaaagataaCCTAAATGAGGTAATGCTATAATGAAACACCCACACTTGAGTTCCTGAAATAATGTCAGAcagtggtgaagcgtccatacaatccgattcctaccggcttcccttttaccTCGGCAATTTCTTTTTGCctcaggttaccttttgaaatatttcacccttcgccactgatttcAACATCATAATGTCAAAATACTTATGAATTTTACATAACCATTGATATTTGCGGAGCCTCCTCAAATAATATACTGTGACTTGATTatatgtaacattattttttacggAATCATAATTGACTGTTTTCGGCTTGTTTGCAGATTCGTAAATTCGTTAAGAGTTATAAGAAATTTTCGGCACCTCTCAAACATCTGGACAGTATAGCGTGTGATGCAGAACTTCAAGAAAAGCCTCTCGCTGAGCTGAAAAGGTTAGGCGAGATCTTGCAAGAGAGGTGTAAGGCTGTGCTGAATGAAACAGAAGCACCAAGTAAAGTTTCTTTTATTACacaatactaaatataatattcttatatgtTTGGTTTGCTGATGTTGAGTGTGTTTTAGGTGAGCAAAACGAGGGTCGCAAAAATAACAGGAAAACATTTAAACTTGGTGGTGTCCCTGTGAATGCTAAGACATTAGCGGCGTGTCAAAATGAGCTGGCGCCTTTGGATGATTTTCTACCTGATACAAAAGAAGAGAGGCTAAAATGGCAATTAGATTTTAGGTACAGTATTTTTTCTGTGgtctttattaataagtaaatcatttgttttttgcatacaataattttatgattggcgataggctcgtccttTATTACGTTgtgaacacacttggtgaaaagtgggtccTCTGGTTGCTCTTCTCTCTGCCCATCGAGGATAATCGCGTAATGTGtgtgtacaataattttaaatattttgtttacttttgtaGGACGAGGCCAGCGAATTTTGATGTGGAATGGGGCGTTGCAGAAGATTCAAAGCTGCTCGCTGGCATTTATCAGTATGGTATGGGATCATGGGAGGCTATAAAAATGGACTCTTCCTTTGAAATAGGTGATAAGATCCTAACCAACGAGGATAAGAAGCCTCAAGCAAAGCATTTACAATCTAGGGCAGAATATTtgctaaaacttataaaaaaattacttgatCAGAAAAATGGtaaacaaaaacagaaaaaacCCCGCGTTAGACGAGGTAATAAAGAACCAGTCACTAAAGACATTGTCGAAGACGACATGAGTTCTGCAGATGACGGCAAAAAAGGAAAGATTGGCAAAAACGACAAAGGGGACAAAGTACGTTTTCTCAATGTAATAATTGACTGACTTGTATATTTATGCCTTGctggttttgtattttaatgattttaactCATACGTTTTCCAGGGAAAATCGAGGATGGAAGATTTATTAACACATGATGAAACTTCTAATGATCGgaaagaaaaagacaaaaaacgAACGAAGAAGGAGGGCAAAGATCGGACTAAAGGTGAAAAGTTGAAAGGACGGAAGAAGCCGGCGGGTCCCATGCATTTCACAGCCAATAGCGAGCCCCGGGCGCTTGAGGTTTTGGGCGACCTCGATCCTTCCGTTTTTGAAGaggtaattaattacataacacTACACAATAAATGGGTTGAATCATTACTGAAATCGGTAttggatttattaatattttatgtgggCTACTTAATTTGATTCATTAATTGTCTGTTCTATTTCATAGTGTAAAGAGAAAATGAGGCCTGTTAAGAAGGCTCTTCGGGCTCTCGATAATCCTGATCAAACTTTATCAGAAGCGGAACAAGTTTCTAGAACGAGGGCGTGTCTTACCCAAATTGGAAATCAAATAGACATTTGTCTGAAGGCCTATCCAGATGGTGAGAAAAAAGTGGAATGGAGGAGTAATCTCTGGTATTTTGTGTCGAAGTTTACTAACTTTGATGCGAAACAGTTGTACAGGTTGTACAAGTATGGACTAAAGAAAAATGAAGCATCAAAACAAAAGGACGGAAAACACAAGGAAAATGTTAGGGTGCGTTTCTACaccacattttaaataagtaattgtttatcaggatcatttattttttttatattttgttttgcagGCAAACAACAGGAATAATCACAAGACAAATAACCATGTGCCACACAAAAGAAATGCTAAATCAACTGAAGCaacagaaaaaaaagaaaagagaccaaaaatagaaaaagaaaagTCTGAAAAATCTAATGATAAAGTTCCACAGTCTTCAGGAACAAAAAGAAAGCTGGAAGAAGGTGAATGTGATCCAGAGCCAAATGATAATAAACGCCACGAAAGGTATGCCACTGGCTTTCGCTTACTATTACCTCGCACGCATTAATCAATCATAAGCTCACCTGCTTtttcgtaattaattaataaattacgatTATGAATGTTTAGAAGCACTGCACTGCTTATttattctgtaaataaaaaagctaGACACAATATGGCGAACGCGCTGCGAACGACCGGCACGCATGTAGTTATCGGAGCCATTCGTACGACTTCTTCGTATTCGTCATTCGTGCAGCTAGCGCGTACCTATCCTGTTCTGTTCGCATTATGCACCTTGTTGTAATGTTGCTTTTAAATGTGTATCGTGATAGCACAAGCGTATTTTGCGGGTCGTTCTTTGCAATGCTCTCGCGGACGGACGCGTTCACCAGATTTGCATGCACTCTTAAGCCTGCTGCAGACCCAAAACTAACTTAAATTAGTTTAGCTTAGCTTGCATGGTTAAGTAAATTACACATACTATACAGTTTACATAGTTTGCAAATTGTACAATATCGCCGCTATGCAAGTTGAGCTAAATTAACTAAGCTTAGTTTAAGGTCTACAACTCGCATTAAGGTTGTTttgattaattgtttaaaatttgatttaccaccgtttttaataaacaatcctaatcgcttttttcgaacCATCGTTAAAATGTTATCAGCATAAAGGATTTAACATACGTTCTCACGAATGACCTATTTTAATCGTTTTAATCTCAGGATCGGAGCGAAGATTGAggttgggatcatttattgaatacGGCCATTAAACTCTCAGATAGGTATTATTATGGAATTTCAACTTTGAAATGTCGCCCCTAGTTCCACCGCAaaagactttgttttaaaactactaaaatatgattttgtCTTTGAAATTGCAATTTAATGGTGTATGCCGTATAGTATGGTGTGTCATCGTTTAATTCTCCCcttaattaacattttcaatTCGCTAACCTTGCCTTGCCATCTCGCTCACCATCATATCGCTTCTTCCATCCCTGCAGACATAAACTCAAGCACAAGGATCGCAACCGTAAAGACGGAAGTTTGAAGCAAGACGATTTGATGTACAGAGACCGGAGCCGAGTTGAACGAGATCGTGATCGCGATCGCGATCGTGACCGGGAACGGGATCGAGAGCGAGATCGTGAGCGAGatcgagaccgagaccgagagcGAGACCGGGAACGTGATCGAGAAAGAGATCGCGACCGGGACCGCGATCGGTCGCGGACACGGCGCGACAGTGGCGGTGTGGGGCCGCCGCGCGTGCGCCCGCCTTACGCCATGCCGCATGCGCACGCCGAGCACACGCCCGCGCACCCCGCGCACCCGGCGCAccccgcgcacgccgcgcatgCAGCGCATCCCGCCGCCTGGACGCCGCCCGCCTATCCCGGCCCGCGACAGTACCGCGCCGACCGGAATTCGAGGCAACACGATAAGAGAAGGTAAGAAAAtgataattactataaaatgtaattaaaagcaTTTTCTTACCGAAAATAACTAACACGGAATTATATTGTAGCAGGTACGGTTTTAGCACAATGCCTGGCCCGTACAGTGCATACTACGAGGGCGCCACGTCGATGGCGAGCGGCATGGGATTCCCGCCGGTGCGGCCTTACCCGGACGAGTGGCGTGCCTACGTGCAACCTGAGTACGGGTACGAGGAGAGAGAATACGAGCGCGAAGTGTACAGGAGAGATTACGACCGTCGCGCTCCACCCACTTAGAACTCTACTCTCTTCACGAGCTTTGTAAATATTGTGtacattgtaaataattgttagGGATCTCTAACTTCGGAGTGTAagtgacaaaataaatagtGCTGTGGTTTTTATCTAATGATAAGCGAAACGCATCGATTTGACTCTCAAGAAACAttgataaaattttgtgatTGTGTTATTTTAAGTGAGACTGTACATAcagtaaagttatttattgcTGAAGCTATTGATTGTCTATTGATTGTTGGTGTACAGATTGTAGACAAAtaccattaattttataataatgaattttcTCGCCGATTCTtctgattttatgtttaaattcaaTGTACTATTTATTTGATGCCTCAACGttagaatattttgtatttaatttgacaGAAACAGGTGATATAATATAGGTCGtattaaatgtacaaaaattaGCAATTGTTTGTAGGTTTGCATGTAATTATAAATCATGTGCAATTTAAAGAAGCATGTGTAGCTGAAGAGGGGCACATCATCTTCGACATTGCATTTTAGCAGTGTACAGGAGAGTTTGATTTGTACATTAATTTCTTATTCTATGTGCATTTCTGAGTCATTGAGACTCGGTAACAGtcctatttttatacattatgtaaAGTCTTATTCTCTGTTACATACAAAAGAATGTAATAAGAGTGAAAGCGTCTTAAATGGTATATGCCatgataataagtaaataaataaacatattaaaagttATGTATCCTTATTTACCCGAAAATTcctaacattatataaatatatcgttTAAGAGAAActaatctttttatattatcttttatccTTATTTCCAAATGAGTAAGAGTAAACTTGCATGACAGGGCCTCCGTGGGTCAGGCAGGGGAGTATCAAAACTGGGGAGTTTGAGACTGCAGATTAATTGCCACGATCTAAATTGTGTTTACATAAAAAGCTCTACatgatatgtaaaaatatcgGAATGAAGGTGAACCCCTGGAATGCGGAGCCTATTTGGCGTAATTTACGTTTTAGTGCCACCACCCATGCAAAGGGGtgctaaaatgtttttattacaaaattattttattatgaaaggcTTTGCTATCCTAAGTTACTGCCCTCAAAACCGATATCTAACCATGCCCTTCGCAACAAATTACAGAACGCAACAAAAGAAATATCTAATGAAAGAGGTTCGCTACTCTTCAATTCTAACATCGGATCCGTACTTTGTCGCCAAAAACAATAAACTACCCACCTATGTGGCCGCAACACACGGAGcgctttccatatatattataattctctgcgGAGCGCGTCGTCCCCAACTGATGTTTGACTGTGCACGGTGAGTGTGAGACAGGCTTACATAGAAGTAGGTACACCAGTTGTGTGCTAGCTGATCGCCCATTACGCTGAACAATACACAACTGTTTTATGAGTCCCCACAAATCCATATTCTTTCTTCCTTCACCCCTTTTCCCATGTACTCCTGATGTTAAGCCGGGGAAATCCAGTAATTAATTCGCAGGATACCGCGCTGAAAGCAACAGGGGAATATTAAACTATCGTTTGTAGATGTGCCTGCGTAGGGTACCGCGCGCGGGGCTAAAGCGTATCAATTGAACTATTGATAGATCTGCAACCTTCGCCCCGGGCACTCTACCAGGCCCCTCTTATTCCTAAATCTATGCTAGCTATTAACGATAACGAATTGTTTTTGCggctaaatgaaataaatatatacatgttaaataaaaaaaaaaaaaaattaagaatgttATACAACTTTTACTGTTTGAATGGGTTTTACATTACATACttagaaaaattatttaaaaaatctatttataaatatataacagcgTAGGTATATTAGTTccattattacattttgttacaACGCAGCACATGCCAAGCAAAGCCAGCCATGCAGCCACGTgttaagccaagccaaagccaagccaaagccaagccaaagccaagccaaagccaaagccaagccaaagccaagccaaagccaaagccaaagccaaagccaaagccaaagccaaagccaaagccaaagccaaagccaaagccaaagccaaagccacagccacagcca
Encoded proteins:
- the LOC115455954 gene encoding chromodomain-helicase-DNA-binding protein 1 isoform X4, with the protein product MSSYHYAVTGNVTTIYYIEEHGDPNEGCDPNDDELSEPQYLIKWKGWSHIHNTWESEKSLLEQKVKGMKKLENYIKKEAELSWWRRQAGPEDIDYYECQSELQQELVKTYNNVERIIAEQRRELESGGTAHEYFCKWESLPYSEATWEDSSLIEKRWPVEVEHFKSREAAKCTPSRHCPVLRRRPKFHQVKEQPEYMGKDPSYVLRDYQMDGLNWLIHSWCKDNSVILADEMGLGKTIQTICFLYYLFKSQQLYGPFLCVVPLSTMTAWQREFQQWAPDINVVTYIGDLTSRDILRQFEWSFASSKRLKFNAILTTYEILLKDRQFLRSFSWACLLVDEAHRLKNDDSLLYKALKEFDTNHRLLVTGTPLQNSLKELWALLHFIMPYKFESWEEFEKDHEDAATKGYEKLHKQLEPFILRRQKKDVEKSLPAKVEQILRVEMTSIQKQYYKWILTKNYSALRKGVKGSINTFINIVIELKKCCNHALLTKPEDFESRASLATTDAVEKLLRGSGKLLLLDKLLCRLKETGHRVLIFSQMVRMLDILAEYLQRRHFPFQRLDGSIKGELRKQALDHFNAEGSQDFCFLLSTRAGGLGINLATADTVIIFDSDWNPQNDLQAQARAHRIGQKNQVNIYRLVTARSVEEDIVERAKRKMVLDHLVIQRMDTTGRTVLNKREGSATTANNPFNKEDLNAILKFGAEELFKDDEENDEDPVCDIDEILQRAETRDEVPSMTGDELLSAFKVASFAFDEEKAVMEVKKDNVEEESKDWDDIIPENVRKTIAEEEKIKEMEDIYLPPRRKNTQQNNADSRSGRKRRGRSSGDGAEGGDGGDGDADDSDASDADHSDGDDRPRKRGRPPASHREKIKGFTDQEIRKFVKSYKKFSAPLKHLDSIACDAELQEKPLAELKRLGEILQERCKAVLNETEAPSEQNEGRKNNRKTFKLGGVPVNAKTLAACQNELAPLDDFLPDTKEERLKWQLDFRTRPANFDVEWGVAEDSKLLAGIYQYGMGSWEAIKMDSSFEIGDKILTNEDKKPQAKHLQSRAEYLLKLIKKLLDQKNGKQKQKKPRVRRGNKEPVTKDIVEDDMSSADDGKKGKIGKNDKGDKGKSRMEDLLTHDETSNDRKEKDKKRTKKEGKDRTKGEKLKGRKKPAGPMHFTANSEPRALEVLGDLDPSVFEECKEKMRPVKKALRALDNPDQTLSEAEQVSRTRACLTQIGNQIDICLKAYPDGEKKVEWRSNLWYFVSKFTNFDAKQLYRLYKYGLKKNEASKQKDGKHKENVRANNRNNHKTNNHVPHKRNAKSTEATEKKEKRPKIEKEKSEKSNDKVPQSSGTKRKLEEGECDPEPNDNKRHERHKLKHKDRNRKDGSLKQDDLMYRDRSRVERDRDRDRDRDRERDRERDRERDRDRDRERDRERDRERDRDRDRDRSRTRRDSGGVGPPRVRPPYAMPHAHAEHTPAHPAHPAHPAHAAHAAHPAAWTPPAYPGPRQYRADRNSRQHDKRSRYGFSTMPGPYSAYYEGATSMASGMGFPPVRPYPDEWRAYVQPEYGYEEREYEREVYRRDYDRRAPPT